One window from the genome of Streptomyces sp. NBC_00708 encodes:
- a CDS encoding 8-amino-7-oxononanoate synthase → MPATPFDWIDDEARRRADAGLVRRLRPRDADADLLDLASNDYLGLTRHPEITSAAADAARRWGGGSTGSRLVTGSTALHAELERELAAFCGFEAALVLSSGYAANLAALTALTGRGSLIASDAGNHASIVDGCRLSRAETAVVPHADPEALRKALGGHPGRKLAVTDSVFSVDGDAAPLDRLAAACRAEDAALLVDDAHGLGVLGDGGRGALAAAELAGDEDVVATLTLSKSLGSQGGAVLGPARVIDHLVNTARTFIFDTGLAPAAVGAALGGLRLLRREPERALRARTVATALYEGLTAAGLTAVRPDAAVVSVRAPSPDAAVRWAADCRAAGMAVGCFRPPSVPDGISRLRLTARADLTDGQIARAVATVRQTAPRD, encoded by the coding sequence ATGCCCGCCACCCCGTTCGACTGGATCGACGACGAGGCCCGCCGGCGCGCGGACGCGGGGCTGGTCCGCAGGCTGCGGCCCCGGGACGCCGACGCGGATCTGCTGGATCTCGCGAGCAACGACTACCTCGGCCTGACCCGGCACCCCGAGATCACCTCCGCCGCGGCGGACGCGGCACGCCGCTGGGGCGGCGGATCGACTGGCTCCCGTCTCGTCACGGGCTCGACCGCGCTTCACGCGGAACTCGAACGCGAACTCGCCGCGTTCTGCGGCTTCGAGGCCGCTCTCGTCCTCTCCTCCGGTTACGCCGCCAACCTCGCGGCCCTCACCGCGCTCACCGGACGCGGCTCCCTCATCGCGTCGGACGCGGGCAACCACGCCTCCATCGTCGACGGCTGCCGGCTCTCCCGGGCCGAGACCGCCGTCGTCCCGCACGCCGATCCCGAAGCCCTCCGCAAGGCACTGGGCGGGCACCCGGGCCGGAAGCTGGCCGTCACCGACTCGGTCTTCTCCGTCGACGGCGACGCCGCGCCGCTGGACCGGCTGGCCGCCGCCTGCCGGGCGGAGGACGCCGCGCTTCTGGTGGACGACGCGCACGGGCTCGGCGTGCTCGGCGACGGCGGACGCGGCGCGCTCGCCGCGGCGGAACTCGCGGGCGACGAGGACGTCGTCGCCACGCTCACCCTCTCCAAGTCGCTGGGCAGCCAGGGCGGCGCGGTCCTGGGGCCCGCCCGGGTCATCGACCACCTGGTCAACACCGCCCGTACGTTCATCTTCGACACCGGGCTCGCTCCGGCAGCCGTCGGCGCGGCCCTGGGCGGACTGCGGCTGCTGCGCCGCGAACCGGAGCGCGCGCTCCGGGCGCGTACGGTCGCCACCGCGCTGTACGAGGGGCTGACGGCGGCCGGTCTGACCGCCGTGCGGCCCGACGCGGCCGTTGTCTCGGTCCGGGCGCCCTCGCCCGACGCCGCCGTCCGGTGGGCCGCCGACTGCCGGGCTGCCGGGATGGCGGTCGGCTGCTTCCGGCCGCCGTCCGTCCCCGACGGCATCTCGCGGCTGCGGCTCACCGCCCGCGCCGACCTGACGGACGGGCAGATCGCGCGGGCGGTGGCGACGGTGCGGCAGACCGCGCCCCGGGACTGA
- the bioB gene encoding biotin synthase BioB, with product MDLLNTLVDKGLRRELPTREEALAVLATPDDELLDVVAAAGKVRRQWFGRRVKLNYLVNLKSGLCPEDCSYCSQRLGSKAEILKYTWLKPDEASKAAAAGVAGGAKRVCLVASGRGPTDRDVDRVSKTIEAIKEQNEGVEVCACLGLLSEGQADRLRSAGADAYNHNLNTSEGTYGEITTTHTYADRVDTVHQAQAAGLSACSGLIAGMGESDADLVDVVFSLRELDPDSVPVNFLIPFEGTPLAKEWNLTPQRCLRILAMVRFVCPDVEVRLAGGREVHLRSMQPLALNLVNSIFLGDYLTSEGQAGQADLDMIADAGFEVEGAGTTTLPRHRADALAGCGSHAGGCATESEGCGSHEGGCGPCGEAPEAEAVPAAEAPETQVPGARTDLVAVRRRGAGTDLAPNA from the coding sequence ATGGACCTCCTGAACACGCTGGTGGACAAGGGGCTGCGGCGCGAGCTGCCGACCCGTGAAGAAGCGCTCGCCGTACTGGCGACCCCGGACGACGAACTGCTCGATGTGGTGGCCGCGGCGGGCAAGGTGCGCCGTCAGTGGTTCGGGCGGCGGGTGAAGCTGAACTATCTGGTCAATCTGAAGTCCGGGCTCTGCCCCGAGGACTGCTCGTACTGTTCGCAGCGGCTCGGCTCCAAGGCCGAGATCCTCAAGTACACCTGGCTGAAGCCCGACGAGGCGTCGAAGGCGGCGGCCGCGGGGGTGGCCGGGGGCGCCAAGCGCGTCTGCCTGGTGGCCAGCGGCCGGGGCCCGACGGACCGGGACGTCGACCGGGTCTCGAAGACCATCGAGGCCATCAAGGAGCAGAACGAGGGCGTCGAGGTGTGCGCCTGCCTCGGTCTGCTCTCCGAGGGGCAGGCCGACCGGCTGCGCTCGGCGGGCGCCGACGCGTACAACCACAACCTCAACACGTCCGAGGGGACGTACGGGGAGATCACCACCACCCACACCTACGCCGACCGCGTGGACACGGTGCACCAGGCGCAGGCCGCCGGTCTCTCCGCGTGCTCGGGGCTGATCGCGGGCATGGGCGAGAGCGACGCCGACCTGGTCGATGTGGTCTTCTCACTGCGCGAGCTGGACCCGGACTCGGTGCCGGTCAACTTCCTGATCCCGTTCGAGGGGACCCCGCTCGCCAAGGAGTGGAACCTGACGCCGCAGCGCTGCCTGCGCATCCTGGCGATGGTGCGGTTCGTCTGCCCGGACGTCGAGGTGCGGCTCGCGGGCGGGCGCGAGGTCCATCTGCGCTCGATGCAGCCGCTCGCCCTCAACCTGGTCAACTCGATCTTCCTGGGCGACTACCTGACCAGCGAGGGCCAGGCGGGCCAGGCGGATCTGGACATGATCGCGGACGCCGGTTTCGAGGTGGAGGGGGCGGGTACGACGACGCTCCCCCGGCACCGCGCGGATGCCCTGGCCGGTTGCGGCTCGCACGCGGGCGGCTGCGCCACGGAGTCGGAGGGCTGCGGTTCGCACGAGGGCGGCTGCGGGCCGTGCGGCGAGGCGCCGGAGGCGGAGGCCGTTCCCGCCGCCGAGGCGCCGGAAACCCAGGTGCCGGGTGCCCGTACGGATCTGGTGGCGGTCCGCCGCCGTGGCGCGGGTACGGATCTCGCCCCCAATGCCTGA
- a CDS encoding C40 family peptidase, translated as MSAQVQVPSLLARATTASVMTLAAVGGTLFVPGAASEAQAAGHAMKALKIAASKKGAPYRWGATGPSSFDCSGLTLYSFKKAGKKLPRTAQQQYNRTRHISASKRQRGDLVFFHAGRSVYHVGIYAGSGKIWHSPKTGAVVRLEKIWTRSVYYGRVG; from the coding sequence ATGAGTGCGCAGGTTCAGGTCCCGTCTCTGCTCGCCCGAGCCACCACGGCCTCGGTCATGACTCTCGCCGCCGTCGGCGGCACGTTGTTCGTCCCCGGTGCCGCGTCCGAGGCGCAGGCGGCGGGCCATGCGATGAAGGCTCTGAAGATCGCAGCGTCGAAGAAGGGGGCGCCCTATCGCTGGGGTGCCACCGGGCCCAGCAGTTTCGACTGTTCGGGCCTGACGCTCTACTCGTTCAAGAAGGCCGGCAAGAAACTCCCCCGGACGGCCCAGCAGCAGTACAACAGGACCAGGCACATCTCGGCGTCCAAGCGGCAACGAGGTGACCTGGTCTTCTTCCATGCCGGGCGCAGCGTCTACCACGTGGGCATCTACGCCGGCAGTGGGAAGATCTGGCACTCGCCGAAAACCGGTGCCGTGGTCCGCCTGGAGAAGATCTGGACCAGGAGCGTCTACTACGGCCGGGTCGGCTGA
- a CDS encoding ATP-binding protein, translating to MADHQEARVTLPSEPVSVSAARRYVARVLAEWGMPDDAEAADSLRLIISELATNAVLHTFGQSPTFTIDLRLEREERLLLGVTDSHPRRPQRLPAAVQQDNGRGMVIIRSLAKEYGGRLTVTPTADGGKTVWVELPWQVPVQP from the coding sequence ATGGCAGACCATCAAGAAGCACGTGTCACTCTGCCGAGCGAGCCGGTCTCGGTCTCCGCTGCCCGGAGATACGTGGCCCGGGTACTGGCCGAGTGGGGCATGCCCGACGACGCGGAGGCCGCCGACTCCCTGCGGCTGATCATCTCGGAGCTGGCCACCAACGCCGTTCTGCACACCTTCGGCCAGTCACCCACCTTCACCATCGACCTGCGGCTGGAGCGGGAGGAGCGGCTGCTCCTCGGCGTGACGGACAGCCACCCCCGCCGGCCCCAGCGGCTGCCCGCCGCCGTCCAGCAGGACAACGGGCGCGGCATGGTCATCATCCGCTCGCTGGCCAAGGAGTACGGCGGCCGGCTGACCGTCACACCCACCGCCGACGGGGGCAAGACCGTCTGGGTGGAGCTCCCGTGGCAGGTCCCCGTCCAGCCCTGA
- a CDS encoding helix-turn-helix domain-containing protein, with the protein MQHGPAVRRRKLGEELRSLRHASGLTSREAAGLLGWHQSKVSRIETGVSGVRPDDVIRLLDAYGMDDPKLREVLGALAGSAGGGGAGWWHAYRGLIPPQYRDFISLESQARTARTLETSVVPGLLQTADYARAVTRAALDGLPSGQLDSLVEVRLTRQGVLRNDPPLRLSAVLDEAVLRREVGGRRVMREQLRHLARVAQLPHVQLQLLPFSVGGYVSLTSPFVIFSFPTASDLDVVVLDHLTSSLYLERKEDLAAYSSAFRTLQTHALSPEHTLDLIAAIDRDDR; encoded by the coding sequence ATGCAGCACGGTCCTGCGGTGCGCCGCCGCAAGCTCGGGGAGGAGCTGCGGAGTCTGCGTCACGCGTCGGGTCTCACGAGCCGGGAGGCCGCGGGACTGCTCGGCTGGCACCAGTCGAAGGTGAGCAGAATCGAGACAGGTGTCAGCGGGGTGCGGCCGGATGACGTGATCCGGCTGCTGGACGCGTACGGCATGGACGATCCGAAGCTGCGCGAGGTCCTGGGCGCGCTCGCCGGATCGGCGGGCGGGGGCGGCGCCGGCTGGTGGCACGCGTACCGCGGTCTCATCCCGCCGCAGTACCGCGACTTCATCAGCCTGGAGTCACAGGCGCGCACCGCCCGCACGCTGGAGACCTCCGTGGTGCCGGGCCTGTTGCAGACGGCCGACTACGCCCGCGCGGTGACCCGGGCCGCCCTCGACGGGCTGCCGTCCGGTCAGCTGGACTCCCTGGTGGAGGTACGGCTGACCCGGCAGGGCGTGCTGCGGAACGACCCGCCGCTACGCCTGAGCGCGGTGCTCGACGAGGCGGTCCTGCGCCGGGAGGTGGGTGGCCGAAGAGTGATGCGGGAACAGCTGCGCCATCTCGCACGGGTGGCCCAACTTCCACACGTGCAACTCCAGTTGCTTCCGTTCTCGGTCGGCGGGTATGTGAGCCTCACCAGCCCTTTCGTCATCTTCTCCTTTCCGACCGCTTCTGATCTTGACGTGGTCGTACTTGACCACTTGACGAGTAGCCTCTATCTGGAACGGAAAGAAGACCTTGCGGCGTACAGCTCGGCCTTCCGAACCCTTCAGACGCACGCGCTGTCGCCGGAGCACACGCTGGACCTGATCGCCGCGATCGACCGCGACGATCGGTGA
- a CDS encoding fic family toxin-antitoxin system, toxin component: MNLRIQLSWLLMVAEHKTPGDPQVTDWGALVAAVARHEAEIFGSPVYSDPHSRAAALLQLLLHVPALERSNAMFASAVAYGYLVASGLKVITSPEQVRDLALLVKQGEADVRAIADELRQWSL, encoded by the coding sequence TTGAACCTCCGGATCCAACTCTCCTGGCTTCTCATGGTCGCGGAGCACAAGACGCCCGGCGACCCGCAGGTGACCGACTGGGGCGCCCTGGTCGCGGCCGTCGCGCGCCACGAGGCGGAGATCTTCGGCAGCCCCGTCTACAGCGATCCGCACTCCAGGGCCGCGGCCCTGCTGCAACTGCTGCTGCACGTCCCGGCACTGGAACGCTCCAACGCCATGTTCGCCTCCGCCGTCGCCTACGGCTATCTGGTCGCGTCCGGACTCAAGGTCATCACGTCGCCCGAGCAGGTGCGGGATCTGGCCCTGCTGGTGAAACAGGGCGAGGCCGACGTCCGGGCCATCGCCGACGAACTGCGCCAGTGGAGTCTGTGA
- a CDS encoding ABC transporter permease: MSLTPNRRMVGVVLLVPVVVTLALWAFAWPAARTAPRDLPIGIAGSAPAADQVQQRFEERDGAFEIHRYASEAAAREAIEDRTVYGAVVVSEKGPALLTASAAGPVVAQLLHEAVSAGAPAGSVVPVTDVVAAPAADPRGAVLGSSIMPLAIAGVAAGAAVTLLRLRGARAGAALLGVSVAVGLLATAVTDSWLGALTGDWWAEAGSIALTVLAIGAPVAGLAALIGTPGIGLGALLMVLLGNPFSGVTSAPELLPRPIGTLGQLLPPGSAGSLLRSVAFFDGAAAGGAALTLSVWAVLGLAAVLVGGRRSTTVEDASPATAAREPALAG; this comes from the coding sequence ATGTCCCTCACCCCGAACCGCCGCATGGTGGGGGTCGTCCTGCTGGTGCCGGTGGTGGTGACCCTCGCCCTGTGGGCCTTCGCCTGGCCCGCCGCACGGACGGCGCCGCGCGACCTGCCCATCGGAATCGCCGGATCCGCGCCGGCCGCGGACCAGGTCCAGCAGCGGTTCGAGGAGCGCGACGGCGCCTTCGAGATCCACCGCTACGCCTCCGAGGCCGCCGCCAGGGAAGCGATCGAGGACCGGACCGTGTACGGCGCGGTCGTCGTCTCCGAGAAGGGCCCCGCGCTGCTGACGGCGAGCGCCGCCGGTCCCGTGGTCGCCCAGCTGCTGCACGAGGCGGTGAGCGCCGGCGCACCGGCCGGCTCCGTCGTCCCGGTCACCGACGTGGTGGCCGCCCCCGCCGCCGACCCCAGGGGCGCGGTGCTCGGCTCCAGCATCATGCCGCTGGCCATCGCGGGCGTCGCCGCCGGTGCGGCCGTGACCCTGCTGCGGCTGCGCGGCGCACGGGCCGGTGCCGCACTGCTCGGTGTGTCCGTCGCGGTGGGGCTCCTGGCCACCGCCGTGACGGACAGCTGGCTCGGCGCCCTCACCGGCGACTGGTGGGCCGAGGCCGGGAGCATCGCCCTGACCGTACTCGCCATCGGTGCGCCGGTGGCGGGGCTGGCCGCCCTGATCGGGACACCGGGCATCGGCCTCGGCGCCCTGCTCATGGTGCTCCTGGGCAATCCGTTCTCCGGAGTGACCAGCGCACCCGAGCTGCTGCCCCGGCCGATCGGCACGCTCGGCCAGCTGCTGCCGCCGGGATCCGCCGGGTCACTGCTGCGCTCGGTGGCGTTCTTCGACGGCGCGGCGGCGGGCGGCGCGGCCCTGACGCTCTCCGTGTGGGCGGTGCTCGGACTCGCCGCCGTACTCGTCGGCGGCCGTCGCAGTACCACGGTGGAGGACGCCTCGCCGGCCACGGCCGCGCGGGAGCCCGCGCTCGCGGGCTGA
- a CDS encoding DUF397 domain-containing protein produces MPDRLAQHVLRWRRSSRSTGMNNCVETAPSESGRLLAVRDSKDVARTPLEFSAPAWTSFVSGLKR; encoded by the coding sequence ATGCCCGATCGCCTCGCTCAGCACGTCTTACGGTGGCGGCGCAGCAGCCGCAGCACAGGGATGAACAACTGCGTGGAGACCGCGCCGTCCGAGAGCGGACGGCTGCTGGCCGTGCGCGACTCCAAGGATGTGGCCAGGACACCCCTGGAGTTCTCCGCCCCGGCCTGGACGTCCTTCGTCTCCGGCCTGAAACGCTGA
- a CDS encoding antitoxin: MPKTQLNVRVDEATAEAARQRALQRGMSVNRYIEELVKQDAGEVGHTFVEAAADFMKQYESVFAEEFGTEGKGTC; the protein is encoded by the coding sequence GTGCCCAAGACACAGCTGAACGTTCGAGTGGACGAGGCCACCGCGGAGGCCGCGAGGCAGCGCGCGCTCCAGAGGGGGATGAGCGTGAACCGCTACATAGAGGAGCTCGTCAAACAGGACGCGGGCGAGGTGGGACACACCTTCGTCGAGGCCGCGGCGGACTTCATGAAGCAGTACGAATCGGTGTTCGCCGAGGAGTTCGGCACGGAGGGCAAAGGCACCTGTTGA
- a CDS encoding ATP-dependent Clp protease proteolytic subunit, with protein MYRPAARHVLPEFTERTSRGTRTLDPYSKLLAGRVVFLGTDLDDPAANDLVAQLMYLEHDAPDRPVSLYINSPGGSYGAMTTLYDTMAFLSCEVETYCLGRAGAGAAVLLAAGAPGRRHMLPGAKVVVSQPALDEPRRGQPSDLEIEARELARMRETMTGMLARHTGRSAGQVSEDTERDLVLDAEGALAYGIVDHIVRGRVPVPPRSER; from the coding sequence GTGTACCGTCCCGCCGCCCGTCACGTCCTGCCCGAGTTCACCGAGCGCACCTCCCGGGGGACCCGCACCCTCGACCCGTACTCCAAGCTGCTGGCCGGGCGGGTCGTCTTCCTCGGCACGGACCTCGACGACCCCGCCGCCAACGATCTGGTCGCGCAGCTGATGTATCTGGAGCACGACGCGCCGGACCGGCCCGTCTCGCTGTACATCAACTCGCCGGGCGGCTCGTACGGGGCGATGACGACCCTCTACGACACGATGGCCTTCCTCAGCTGCGAGGTGGAGACCTACTGCCTCGGCCGGGCGGGGGCCGGCGCGGCGGTCCTGCTCGCCGCGGGCGCTCCGGGCCGACGGCACATGCTGCCGGGCGCCAAGGTGGTCGTGAGCCAGCCCGCGCTCGACGAGCCCCGGCGGGGGCAGCCGTCCGACCTGGAGATCGAGGCGCGCGAACTGGCCCGGATGCGCGAGACGATGACCGGCATGCTGGCCCGGCACACCGGCCGCTCCGCCGGGCAGGTATCCGAGGACACCGAACGCGACCTCGTCCTCGACGCGGAGGGCGCGCTGGCGTACGGGATCGTCGACCACATCGTGCGGGGCCGTGTCCCGGTGCCGCCGCGCTCCGAGCGGTGA
- a CDS encoding methyltransferase domain-containing protein — protein MRLRSTRTPRDAVHHPVFARCYARMSVAAESAAGLAAIRAELLAGLTGRVIEIGAGNGLNFGHYPPAVSEVVAIEPERTLRRLAVRSALRAGIPVDVVPGTAEALPVKSEAFDGAVASLVLCTVRDMERSLAEIRRVLRPGAELRFFEHVRADGRAMAATQRALDRTFWPWVAGGCHTSRDTLAAITAAGFTVESYRRVNLPERGIRLPTSSCVLGVARGPVVTARR, from the coding sequence ATGCGGCTGCGGAGTACGAGAACCCCCAGGGACGCGGTGCACCACCCCGTGTTCGCGCGCTGCTACGCACGGATGAGCGTGGCCGCCGAGTCCGCAGCCGGTCTGGCAGCGATCCGGGCGGAGCTGCTGGCCGGGCTCACCGGGCGGGTCATCGAGATCGGCGCCGGCAACGGCCTGAACTTCGGCCACTACCCGCCCGCGGTGTCGGAGGTGGTGGCGATCGAACCCGAGCGCACGCTGCGCCGCCTGGCCGTGCGCTCGGCGCTGCGGGCGGGCATCCCGGTGGACGTGGTGCCGGGGACGGCGGAGGCCCTGCCGGTGAAGAGCGAGGCCTTCGACGGGGCGGTGGCCTCGCTGGTGCTGTGCACCGTGAGGGACATGGAGCGGTCGCTCGCGGAGATCCGGCGGGTGCTGCGCCCGGGTGCCGAGCTGCGGTTCTTCGAGCACGTCCGGGCGGACGGGCGGGCCATGGCGGCGACCCAGCGCGCCCTGGACCGTACCTTCTGGCCCTGGGTGGCCGGGGGCTGTCACACCTCGCGCGACACGCTCGCGGCGATCACGGCGGCCGGCTTCACGGTGGAGTCGTACCGGCGGGTCAACCTGCCCGAGAGGGGCATCCGGCTGCCCACCTCGTCCTGCGTGCTGGGCGTAGCACGCGGGCCTGTCGTGACGGCACGGCGGTAG
- a CDS encoding adenosylmethionine--8-amino-7-oxononanoate transaminase — MPEPLSPAVLRDLDRAHVWHPYGPMPGRQEPLVVESASGVRLRLAEPAHGQHELVDGMSSWWSAVHGYNHPVLNEAARGQLDRMSHVMFGGLTHEPAVRLAARLVEITPEPLRHVFLADSGSVSVEVAVKMCLQYWRSAGRPAKQRLLTWRGGYHGDTWQPMSVCDPEGGMHELWSGALPRQVFADEPPAGYDAEPDPAYAAHLHELIERHADELAAVIVEPVVQGAGGMRFHSPAYLRVLREACDAHGVLLVFDEIATGFGRTGSLFAAGHAGVSPDVMCVGKALTGGYLTMAATLCTSEVAEGISRGEVPVLAHGPTFMGNPLAAAVACASIDLLLGQDWAQEVKRIEAGLNEGLAAARALPGVRDVRVLGAIGVVQLDHEVDMAAATAAAVREGVWLRPFRDLVYTMPPYVTGDDDVARICRAVCAAAREG; from the coding sequence ATGCCTGAGCCGCTCTCCCCCGCCGTACTCCGGGACCTGGACCGGGCGCACGTCTGGCACCCCTACGGCCCGATGCCGGGCCGGCAGGAGCCGCTGGTCGTGGAGTCCGCGTCCGGGGTCCGGCTGCGGCTCGCCGAACCCGCCCACGGGCAGCACGAGTTGGTCGACGGGATGTCCTCCTGGTGGTCCGCCGTGCACGGCTACAACCACCCGGTGCTGAACGAGGCGGCGCGCGGCCAGCTGGACCGGATGAGCCATGTGATGTTCGGCGGGCTCACGCACGAGCCCGCCGTACGGCTGGCGGCCCGGCTGGTGGAGATCACCCCGGAGCCGCTGCGCCACGTCTTCCTCGCCGACTCGGGCTCCGTGTCGGTCGAGGTGGCCGTGAAGATGTGCCTGCAGTACTGGCGCTCGGCCGGGCGGCCGGCCAAGCAGCGGCTGCTGACCTGGCGCGGCGGGTACCACGGGGACACCTGGCAGCCGATGTCGGTGTGCGACCCCGAGGGCGGGATGCACGAGCTGTGGTCGGGCGCACTGCCGCGTCAGGTCTTCGCCGACGAACCGCCCGCCGGATACGACGCCGAGCCCGACCCCGCGTACGCGGCACACCTGCACGAGCTGATCGAACGGCACGCGGACGAGCTGGCGGCCGTGATCGTGGAACCGGTGGTCCAGGGCGCCGGAGGGATGCGCTTCCACTCCCCCGCCTATCTGCGCGTGCTGCGCGAGGCGTGCGACGCACACGGAGTGCTGCTCGTGTTCGACGAGATCGCGACGGGCTTCGGCCGCACGGGCAGCCTGTTCGCCGCCGGCCACGCGGGGGTCTCCCCGGACGTCATGTGCGTGGGCAAGGCGCTGACCGGCGGCTATCTGACCATGGCGGCGACGCTGTGCACGAGCGAGGTGGCCGAGGGCATCTCGCGCGGCGAGGTGCCGGTGCTCGCCCACGGCCCGACGTTCATGGGCAATCCGCTCGCCGCCGCGGTGGCCTGCGCCTCCATCGACCTGCTGCTCGGCCAGGACTGGGCGCAGGAGGTCAAGCGGATCGAGGCCGGGCTGAACGAGGGGCTGGCGGCGGCGCGGGCGCTGCCCGGGGTCCGCGATGTGCGGGTCCTCGGCGCGATCGGCGTGGTGCAGCTGGACCACGAGGTGGACATGGCGGCGGCGACAGCGGCGGCGGTGCGCGAAGGGGTGTGGCTGCGGCCGTTCCGCGACCTCGTCTACACCATGCCGCCGTATGTGACCGGTGACGACGATGTGGCACGGATCTGCCGTGCCGTGTGCGCTGCGGCGCGGGAGGGCTGA
- the bioD gene encoding dethiobiotin synthase: MGVLVVTGTGTEIGKTIVTAAVAAAAAHRRVAVLKPAQTGLEPGEPGDAAEVARLAGTQVTAVELARFPEPLAPATAARRAGMEPVRPYEIAEAAEKLAADHDLVLVEGAGGLLVRFDDEGATLADAARLLAAPVLVVAPAGLGTLNSTALTAEALRARELDCLGVVIGSMPGAPDLAERCNVADLPVAAGAPLLGIVPEGAGSLAPADFRARAAGWLAKPLGGHRPLG; the protein is encoded by the coding sequence ATGGGCGTTCTGGTGGTGACGGGCACCGGCACGGAGATCGGCAAGACGATCGTGACGGCCGCCGTGGCGGCGGCCGCCGCGCACCGTCGGGTGGCGGTGCTCAAGCCGGCCCAGACCGGTCTGGAGCCGGGCGAGCCGGGTGACGCGGCCGAGGTGGCACGGCTGGCGGGCACGCAGGTGACGGCGGTCGAACTGGCGCGGTTCCCCGAGCCGTTGGCGCCCGCGACGGCGGCACGGCGGGCCGGCATGGAGCCGGTACGCCCGTACGAGATCGCCGAGGCTGCCGAGAAGCTGGCCGCCGACCACGACCTGGTCCTGGTCGAGGGCGCGGGCGGGCTGCTCGTACGGTTCGACGACGAGGGCGCGACCCTGGCGGACGCGGCCCGGCTACTGGCGGCCCCGGTCCTGGTGGTGGCCCCGGCCGGTCTGGGCACGCTGAACTCCACGGCGCTGACGGCGGAGGCGCTGCGGGCCCGGGAACTCGACTGCCTGGGCGTGGTCATCGGCAGCATGCCGGGCGCGCCGGACCTGGCGGAGCGCTGCAATGTGGCGGACCTGCCGGTGGCCGCGGGGGCCCCGCTGCTCGGCATCGTCCCCGAAGGTGCGGGGTCGCTCGCGCCGGCGGACTTCCGTGCGCGGGCGGCGGGCTGGCTGGCAAAACCGCTGGGCGGGCACCGGCCGCTGGGCTGA
- a CDS encoding type II toxin-antitoxin system Phd/YefM family antitoxin, with amino-acid sequence MAYEIPVTQARAELAELINRVVYGGERVVVTRHGKPLVALVSAADLERLEKEEAAEQEHVISSVSSIGSGASAPGERQRFGIAAEHRGHHGRGD; translated from the coding sequence ATGGCCTACGAGATTCCGGTGACGCAAGCCCGAGCTGAACTCGCCGAACTGATCAACCGCGTCGTCTACGGCGGCGAGCGCGTGGTCGTCACACGGCACGGAAAACCGCTCGTCGCCCTCGTATCGGCCGCTGACCTCGAACGACTCGAGAAGGAGGAGGCGGCGGAGCAGGAGCACGTGATCAGCTCGGTCTCCTCGATCGGCTCCGGGGCGTCCGCTCCGGGCGAACGGCAGCGCTTCGGCATCGCGGCCGAGCACCGCGGGCACCACGGCCGGGGCGACTGA